The genomic region AGCATAATCTTCAAACTCAAGGCGGTCTCCGCATTTACCCAATGCGGCGGCTCTGTCTCATTCATGCTAAACCTATACTAACTCTAAATCGGGATCAAGCGTTCGCTCACGATGATGCGCTTCTTGATTCTGGATATACGCCCGAATATACCCGATATCTTGCCGCCGCAGCGTGAACGCTCCATAAGCGCCCTGCCACTTGAAAATATTGCCATTTTGCGAAGCGATATTCAATGCATAAGAACTGACGGCCTTCATTTGCTTTACCATCCACGCGAC from Capsulimonas corticalis harbors:
- the tnpA gene encoding IS200/IS605 family transposase; its protein translation is MRATHTELFVHLVWATWDRLPFITADIRPNVYRLLKDECEKQGGEVLEVGGVADHVHVLVRIPATVTVAWMVKQMKAVSSYALNIASQNGNIFKWQGAYGAFTLRRQDIGYIRAYIQNQEAHHRERTLDPDLELV